One stretch of Lacrimispora sphenoides DNA includes these proteins:
- a CDS encoding flagellar hook-basal body complex protein, whose amino-acid sequence MVKSMFAGVAGLRTHQAKMDVIGNNIANVNTWGFKAGSMSFKDTMYQNTSSGSKGSTAAGGYGGTNANQVGYGVTTGVISYDFSMGSPSPSPRGLDCYIDGTGFYIVGPMVGDGGGFTLEESDVIASKGLFLSRVGQFTVDNQGYLVDDSGNYVYGFSNTSSDYSGSDSFDTTSLKPLRVPMESDMAAIGNKTAAERVNDARKALEEARANLSNLNLDLGKAREEYIAADKAYTSEAADNKQNIKGLTTARDDAKKAMEKAYADWIDGKNDTTKEPGLKLDYDTARKTYEKAVFDLTIAQANLRAPKALDTAKGAIKKPEDIWTDYANALDDYNAPAPAGGTQALKDKLDETRKALDDLQAALSKIEPDSLEGKRDSANQAAKKAEAMVTAAENAVTKAENNLVAAQKDSTSTEVGNAGAGEGLAKLTNYTVQQDGTLTASTEFGATVIIGKIALAGVQNVNGLEKTTGYYYVPGGNAGNISIYEAGGTQGRIMSNYLEMAKVDLATEMTDMITTQRGFQANSKIITVTDQMLEELVNIKR is encoded by the coding sequence ATGGTCAAATCAATGTTTGCCGGTGTGGCAGGTCTCAGAACTCACCAGGCCAAAATGGATGTTATCGGTAATAATATAGCTAACGTAAATACATGGGGATTTAAGGCGGGTAGCATGTCATTTAAAGACACTATGTACCAGAATACTTCATCTGGTTCAAAAGGCAGCACAGCTGCCGGCGGCTATGGCGGCACCAATGCCAATCAGGTAGGATATGGCGTGACTACTGGAGTCATTTCCTATGATTTTTCTATGGGAAGCCCTTCACCTTCTCCCAGAGGCCTTGACTGCTATATTGACGGTACAGGGTTTTATATTGTAGGTCCTATGGTTGGGGACGGAGGGGGATTTACCCTGGAGGAATCAGATGTCATTGCCTCCAAAGGCCTGTTTCTTTCTAGAGTAGGACAATTTACAGTGGATAATCAGGGATATCTGGTTGATGATTCTGGAAATTATGTATATGGATTTTCAAATACTAGCAGCGATTATTCAGGCAGCGATAGTTTTGATACCACATCATTAAAACCGCTGAGGGTTCCTATGGAATCAGATATGGCTGCGATAGGTAATAAGACTGCAGCGGAAAGGGTAAATGATGCCAGAAAGGCACTGGAGGAAGCAAGGGCAAATTTAAGCAATCTGAATTTGGATCTGGGAAAAGCAAGAGAAGAGTATATTGCAGCAGATAAGGCGTATACGTCTGAGGCTGCAGATAATAAGCAGAATATAAAAGGTTTAACGACTGCTCGTGACGATGCAAAGAAAGCAATGGAAAAGGCATACGCCGATTGGATTGATGGTAAAAATGATACGACCAAGGAACCAGGCCTAAAATTGGATTATGATACGGCAAGAAAGACTTATGAGAAGGCGGTATTTGATCTGACTATAGCCCAGGCGAACCTTCGCGCGCCAAAAGCGCTGGATACTGCAAAGGGTGCTATTAAGAAACCAGAGGACATCTGGACTGATTATGCAAATGCTCTTGATGATTATAATGCCCCTGCCCCTGCTGGCGGAACACAAGCACTGAAGGATAAATTGGATGAGACCAGGAAAGCTCTGGATGATCTTCAAGCGGCTTTAAGCAAAATCGAACCTGATTCTCTGGAAGGCAAACGGGACTCCGCTAACCAGGCCGCAAAAAAGGCTGAAGCCATGGTGACAGCAGCCGAAAATGCGGTGACAAAAGCAGAAAATAATCTGGTAGCAGCTCAGAAAGATTCTACGAGCACAGAAGTGGGCAATGCCGGTGCAGGCGAAGGGCTTGCCAAACTGACAAACTATACAGTTCAGCAAGATGGTACCTTAACCGCTAGTACCGAGTTCGGCGCTACAGTCATCATCGGTAAAATTGCATTAGCTGGTGTTCAGAATGTCAACGGTCTGGAAAAGACCACGGGCTATTATTATGTCCCAGGCGGTAATGCTGGTAACATAAGCATTTATGAAGCCGGAGGCACTCAAGGCCGAATCATGTCAAATTATCTGGAAATGGCAAAGGTGGATCTTGCGACAGAGATGACAGATATGATCACTACGCAGAGAGGATTCCAAGCTAACTCAAAGATCATTACAGTTACAGATCAGATGCTGGAAGAACTGGTTAACATTAAGCGGTAA
- a CDS encoding flagellar FlbD family protein: MIRLTRLNDEEFIINCSQIERVETIPESNIIMVNGKHYVVKESVDEILDRVIEYHAQIYARAQKKNV, from the coding sequence ATGATTCGTCTTACAAGACTGAATGATGAGGAATTTATAATCAATTGCAGTCAGATTGAGCGGGTTGAAACGATACCGGAGTCCAATATAATAATGGTTAATGGGAAGCATTATGTAGTAAAAGAAAGTGTTGATGAGATCCTTGACCGGGTGATTGAATACCATGCTCAAATATATGCGCGTGCGCAGAAAAAGAACGTTTAA
- a CDS encoding response regulator, with protein sequence MAKILLVDDAAFMRMMIKDTLSKNGYTDLYEASDGAQAVQMFSEITPDLVIMDITMPNMDGLEALKLIKSKSPDAAVVMCSAMGQESMVIEAIKSGAKDFIVKPFKPDRILKTVTGIIG encoded by the coding sequence ATGGCTAAAATATTATTGGTAGATGATGCGGCATTTATGAGAATGATGATTAAGGATACGTTATCTAAAAACGGATATACCGATTTATACGAGGCGTCTGACGGAGCTCAGGCTGTGCAGATGTTTTCTGAAATTACTCCGGATCTTGTAATTATGGACATAACAATGCCTAATATGGATGGATTGGAAGCTTTAAAATTGATAAAGTCAAAATCTCCAGATGCAGCGGTTGTAATGTGCTCTGCCATGGGACAGGAGAGCATGGTAATCGAAGCGATCAAATCAGGTGCTAAAGATTTTATTGTAAAGCCCTTTAAACCGGACAGAATTCTTAAAACTGTCACAGGCATTATTGGTTAG
- the flgC gene encoding flagellar basal body rod protein FlgC, with protein MSFLSSMNISASAMTAQRLRLDIASENIANIDTTRTEAGGPYQRKMVVLESRNENNFRRIMMNAAGISRQQSTGGVKVSQIVQDTSPFKSVYNPEHPDADENGYVQMPNVDLLKETVDSMSAYRSYEANITAFNAIKMMASKALEIGK; from the coding sequence ATGTCATTTTTAAGTTCCATGAACATTAGTGCGTCAGCAATGACCGCCCAGCGACTTCGACTGGATATTGCATCGGAGAACATTGCTAATATTGATACGACAAGGACGGAAGCAGGCGGGCCATACCAGAGAAAAATGGTGGTACTTGAATCCAGGAATGAAAATAACTTCCGAAGAATTATGATGAATGCAGCCGGCATAAGCAGGCAGCAGAGCACAGGTGGCGTCAAAGTTTCACAGATAGTGCAAGACACCAGTCCCTTTAAGTCCGTTTACAATCCGGAACATCCAGATGCGGATGAAAATGGCTATGTGCAGATGCCTAATGTGGATTTGCTAAAAGAAACAGTAGACAGTATGTCTGCATACCGGTCCTATGAGGCCAACATAACAGCATTTAATGCCATAAAGATGATGGCCTCCAAGGCATTGGAAATTGGAAAGTAA
- the fliJ gene encoding flagellar export protein FliJ, producing MKKFNFPLNTVLNYKDQVLDNLKSEHAQIVDKVVRQEKKVEDLSDLRRDACDRLQEEIGQGIAVNMMKEYGTYITFMQQKILTEQGVLQKLQRREEQKREEVVEARKEVVSIEKLKEKKLLQYNKEVLRSEELFIEEFVSNTTSVHGSR from the coding sequence ATGAAGAAGTTTAATTTTCCACTTAATACAGTGTTAAATTATAAGGACCAGGTACTTGATAATTTAAAAAGCGAACACGCCCAGATCGTGGATAAGGTGGTCAGGCAGGAAAAAAAGGTTGAGGATTTGTCAGACCTAAGAAGAGATGCCTGTGACCGGCTTCAGGAAGAGATTGGCCAGGGTATCGCTGTTAATATGATGAAGGAATATGGAACCTACATAACCTTTATGCAGCAGAAAATTCTTACCGAACAAGGAGTTCTTCAGAAATTACAAAGAAGAGAGGAACAAAAACGGGAGGAAGTGGTGGAGGCCAGAAAAGAAGTGGTTTCCATTGAAAAGCTGAAGGAAAAGAAGCTTTTGCAGTATAACAAAGAGGTTTTACGTAGTGAGGAACTGTTCATTGAGGAGTTCGTTTCCAACACAACCTCAGTACATGGAAGCAGGTAA
- the fliP gene encoding flagellar type III secretion system pore protein FliP (The bacterial flagellar biogenesis protein FliP forms a type III secretion system (T3SS)-type pore required for flagellar assembly.), with amino-acid sequence MNTDALININGGRVPTLELFLILTIISLLPSILVMMTSFTRIIIVLSFTRNALGVQQSPPNMVLVGIALFLTLFIMDPVIMDVNTNAYQPYVREEINQQEALNRATVPMKRFMLKQTKTDTLNLFIDMSKTEKPENIEELPMTVVIPSFMTSELERAFTAGFMIYLPFLLVDIIVSSTLMSMGMVMLPPAMISLPFKLLLFVTVNGWELLFSNLVNSFHY; translated from the coding sequence ATGAATACAGATGCCTTGATTAATATTAATGGCGGCCGGGTGCCGACTCTGGAGCTTTTCCTCATACTGACCATCATTTCCCTGCTGCCCTCCATTTTGGTGATGATGACTTCTTTTACAAGGATCATCATTGTCTTATCTTTTACCAGAAATGCATTGGGAGTTCAGCAGAGCCCTCCCAATATGGTGTTGGTTGGAATTGCATTATTTCTAACACTGTTCATTATGGATCCGGTGATAATGGATGTGAATACCAATGCATACCAACCTTACGTCAGGGAGGAGATAAACCAGCAGGAGGCACTTAACAGGGCGACGGTTCCCATGAAACGTTTTATGCTCAAACAGACGAAGACGGACACATTGAATCTGTTTATAGATATGTCCAAAACTGAAAAGCCGGAGAACATTGAGGAACTTCCTATGACAGTAGTGATTCCGTCTTTTATGACCTCAGAATTAGAGCGGGCCTTTACGGCGGGATTTATGATTTATCTTCCGTTTTTACTGGTTGATATCATTGTGTCCAGTACCTTGATGTCCATGGGTATGGTCATGCTGCCGCCGGCTATGATTTCCCTTCCATTTAAATTACTGCTGTTTGTAACAGTTAATGGCTGGGAGTTGCTGTTTTCTAATTTGGTTAACAGCTTCCATTACTGA
- a CDS encoding flagellar hook-length control protein FliK: MTEVKNSSVDLLSRQMTGSKKKEEKAVNGQSEFKAMLKNGNQKKDGKSPESGESSEDKMSASEVASEAAALVVAAGMAGIKEPEEKFQMAGQEPTDQIMETIGEAEATVLSPEESGKIQTMDSFRTLDQFRFNQLAESSMGTDSLADVKLGTLTDNSKEIAEPLFSKTMMQKTGEKNPVIEDIAGQNPETAVNAKGKNDTLSLQQLMKAAETVSDSVEEEPMVNLQRSGSQEKSNPWEEDQDKIQKSLPEKPYEPVRFWNTSSAKPEEVHMSVRVDNSEELEAKLSEQILKQIHEGNGELDIQLEPHNLGKIRIRISYEDNQISVSLLCTESRTLKLLSQSAGDLGSILESNLERPFQVLVDKQEPDYLNQQQEQGSRQEQRGQHQESQREENSGDFLQKLRLGIFESESTEESGVGYR, translated from the coding sequence ATGACAGAGGTAAAGAACAGCAGTGTTGATTTGTTATCCAGACAGATGACTGGCAGTAAGAAAAAGGAAGAAAAGGCTGTTAACGGTCAATCCGAGTTTAAGGCCATGCTGAAAAACGGCAATCAGAAGAAGGATGGAAAAAGCCCGGAATCAGGGGAGTCCTCTGAAGATAAGATGTCTGCGTCAGAAGTTGCGTCAGAAGCTGCGGCTCTAGTTGTTGCGGCCGGTATGGCGGGAATTAAAGAGCCGGAGGAAAAGTTCCAAATGGCTGGACAGGAACCGACGGATCAGATTATGGAAACCATCGGAGAGGCTGAAGCAACGGTTTTGTCACCGGAAGAAAGTGGAAAAATCCAGACAATGGATTCGTTCCGTACTTTAGACCAGTTCCGTTTTAACCAGCTGGCAGAAAGCAGTATGGGAACAGATAGCCTTGCAGATGTAAAATTGGGAACCTTAACGGATAATTCAAAAGAAATTGCGGAACCCCTTTTCTCGAAGACAATGATGCAAAAAACAGGTGAGAAAAACCCTGTAATTGAGGATATTGCCGGACAGAATCCGGAAACAGCTGTAAACGCAAAAGGGAAGAATGATACTTTATCGTTGCAGCAGCTTATGAAGGCAGCAGAGACCGTTTCAGATTCAGTGGAAGAGGAACCTATGGTAAATCTTCAAAGGAGTGGTTCCCAGGAAAAATCAAACCCTTGGGAAGAAGATCAGGATAAAATCCAGAAAAGCCTTCCGGAAAAACCTTATGAGCCTGTACGTTTCTGGAATACTTCTTCTGCAAAACCTGAGGAAGTCCATATGTCTGTAAGAGTAGATAATTCGGAAGAATTGGAAGCGAAGCTGTCGGAACAGATTTTAAAACAGATTCACGAAGGAAATGGGGAACTGGATATCCAATTAGAACCCCATAACCTGGGAAAAATCAGGATCAGAATTTCCTATGAGGATAATCAGATCAGCGTTTCCCTTCTGTGTACGGAAAGCAGAACTTTGAAGCTTTTATCCCAGTCAGCAGGCGATTTAGGTTCCATTCTGGAATCTAATCTAGAACGGCCATTCCAAGTTCTGGTAGACAAGCAGGAACCAGATTACTTAAACCAGCAGCAGGAACAGGGCAGCAGACAGGAACAGCGTGGACAGCATCAGGAAAGCCAGAGGGAAGAAAACAGCGGGGACTTTTTACAAAAGCTGAGGCTTGGGATTTTTGAATCGGAAAGCACTGAAGAAAGCGGCGTTGGTTACAGATAA
- a CDS encoding TIGR02530 family flagellar biosynthesis protein has translation MLGKINQHEELRQLKLRNAAAISKPAGSFNEILQSRIDKTEELQFSRHAAERVNQRGIEMSDSFIQDLQSAVEKARSKGAKDVVIISDRGAFIVNVPNNTVVTTMSGSEMKENIFTNIDSAVLL, from the coding sequence ATGCTAGGCAAAATAAATCAGCATGAGGAATTAAGGCAGCTAAAGCTGCGGAATGCTGCCGCAATATCAAAACCGGCAGGCAGCTTTAATGAAATCCTTCAAAGCAGGATTGATAAAACGGAAGAACTCCAGTTTTCCCGCCATGCTGCAGAGAGGGTCAATCAGCGCGGAATTGAAATGTCGGATTCATTTATACAAGATCTGCAGTCCGCAGTGGAAAAGGCCCGTTCCAAAGGTGCAAAGGACGTGGTGATCATAAGTGACAGGGGAGCATTTATTGTCAATGTACCCAATAATACTGTGGTAACAACGATGTCCGGCAGTGAAATGAAAGAAAATATTTTTACAAATATTGACAGCGCCGTCCTATTATAG
- a CDS encoding flagellar hook assembly protein FlgD: MANVIGVDSNTYLEAFKERAKSTSNSELTTEGFFKLLAAQLQNQDMSNPMDNSEMMTQMTQIAMMQAMNNFSTAMGDFAQVNTINYGTSMMGKEVMVGVQEKNGSIKKITGTVTRVDIFGGVPTLYIDDDDKTGYPVSSIMSVYEKGHKPSDGTEKDDGVKDPDTDNNTDGAKEPDKGNNVDGAEDPDADNKTSTD; encoded by the coding sequence ATGGCAAATGTAATTGGAGTTGATTCGAATACATATCTGGAGGCTTTTAAGGAAAGGGCGAAATCCACCAGTAACAGTGAATTAACAACAGAGGGATTTTTTAAGCTTTTGGCAGCACAGCTTCAAAATCAGGACATGTCAAACCCAATGGATAACTCAGAGATGATGACTCAGATGACTCAGATCGCTATGATGCAGGCTATGAACAACTTCTCCACTGCAATGGGAGATTTTGCCCAGGTCAATACAATCAATTATGGAACCTCCATGATGGGAAAAGAAGTTATGGTTGGAGTCCAAGAGAAGAATGGGTCAATTAAAAAAATCACAGGAACTGTGACGAGAGTCGATATTTTTGGAGGTGTGCCAACTCTTTACATCGACGACGATGATAAGACAGGCTATCCGGTTTCCAGTATCATGTCTGTGTATGAAAAAGGGCATAAACCTTCAGATGGGACAGAAAAGGATGACGGAGTTAAGGATCCAGATACAGATAATAATACTGATGGAGCCAAGGAGCCTGATAAAGGTAATAATGTCGATGGAGCCGAGGATCCGGATGCAGATAACAAAACCAGTACCGATTAG
- a CDS encoding motility protein A produces the protein MDVSLIVGWVLGIVLIIYGIGADKLVNFLDMPSVIIVVGGTVAALIASFPFKTLAQIPKHIGIMISSNRYNSEAVIHTLVDMAKTARKKGLLVLEEQAATIKDPFLKQSVMLIVDAMDAEKIREMLESEVAAMIDRHEQDVSIYDRGSGVAPAFGMIGTLVGLVNMLKSMDMSGNGSNSLGADMSVALITTFYGCILAHLLFNPMGKKLRIRNEEEVLYKQIIIEGVLSIQAGDNPKYLEEKLLSYLSQKQQGKITMKKPVNEGSVNTD, from the coding sequence ATGGATGTATCATTGATCGTTGGCTGGGTGCTGGGAATCGTATTGATTATCTACGGAATCGGCGCAGATAAGCTGGTGAATTTCTTGGATATGCCCAGTGTTATCATTGTTGTGGGAGGTACTGTGGCAGCATTGATAGCCAGCTTTCCATTTAAAACCCTGGCACAGATTCCAAAACACATCGGAATTATGATCAGCTCCAACCGGTACAATTCGGAAGCCGTTATTCATACACTGGTGGATATGGCGAAAACGGCTAGAAAAAAAGGACTTTTGGTTCTGGAAGAGCAGGCTGCTACCATCAAGGATCCTTTTCTGAAACAAAGCGTGATGCTAATTGTAGATGCCATGGATGCAGAGAAGATCAGGGAGATGCTGGAAAGTGAAGTAGCAGCTATGATAGATCGTCACGAACAGGATGTCAGCATCTATGACAGGGGATCAGGAGTGGCCCCGGCCTTCGGAATGATTGGTACGCTGGTAGGATTGGTTAATATGTTAAAAAGCATGGATATGTCTGGGAACGGATCAAACAGCCTTGGGGCTGATATGTCTGTGGCTTTGATCACCACTTTTTACGGCTGTATTCTGGCTCATCTGCTGTTCAATCCTATGGGCAAGAAACTCCGTATCCGGAATGAAGAAGAAGTCTTATATAAGCAGATTATTATTGAAGGTGTTTTGTCCATTCAGGCGGGAGATAATCCCAAGTACCTGGAGGAAAAGCTGTTATCTTACCTGTCTCAGAAGCAGCAGGGAAAAATCACAATGAAAAAGCCCGTTAATGAAGGAAGCGTAAATACTGACTAA
- a CDS encoding flagellar biosynthetic protein FliO, whose translation MISLFSALLLTVVILYLSYVFTRSLGKGVGLRRGGTCMQMLDRLPLGQDKAVAIVRVGNHYYLIGIASSQITLLSELSEEDIPEGVSTQTQLTGAEGYESFKKLLKKYTDRHRDDV comes from the coding sequence GTGATTAGTTTGTTTTCTGCGCTGCTCCTTACCGTTGTAATTCTGTATTTGAGTTATGTATTTACCAGAAGCCTTGGAAAAGGAGTCGGGCTGAGACGGGGAGGGACCTGTATGCAGATGTTGGACAGGCTTCCCCTGGGGCAGGATAAAGCAGTGGCGATCGTACGTGTAGGAAATCACTATTATCTTATCGGCATTGCTTCTTCTCAGATAACCCTTCTTTCTGAACTTTCGGAGGAGGACATTCCAGAGGGTGTTTCTACCCAGACCCAATTGACAGGTGCAGAAGGGTATGAAAGCTTTAAGAAATTATTGAAAAAATATACAGATAGACACAGGGATGATGTGTAA
- a CDS encoding flagellar motor switch protein FliM, translating into MAEVLSQNQIDALLNSLQGTNELSQEIERNEDEIKYRKYDFYSPKKFTKDRLKVLGSIFDNFSRIAGSQINSLFRTSSELSVVTVEEQRYYEFSNALSDNDVLTLVNVSLPDHSKNPPLLINASMPLMLSLIDRMLGGLGKETSVGLSYSYTEIEMALYRRVIQYVIAPLKDSWSSYINLNFELERLEENPSMFQEIGVDETIVIVVIDVEMEGCSGRLSLCIPGNLLINIFSIIDKRRASAMGDEENSQDTKLEILNNIRATDLMVRAKVGESVITLDDVYNLHIGDVINLGTPKESDIKLYVEDQPWFKGQLGVHKRNTAVRIDGLVEEGNYQAGEN; encoded by the coding sequence ATGGCTGAAGTATTATCCCAAAATCAAATTGATGCACTGCTCAATTCCCTGCAGGGAACAAATGAGCTGAGCCAGGAGATTGAAAGAAACGAAGATGAAATAAAATATAGGAAATATGATTTTTACAGTCCTAAAAAATTTACAAAGGATAGGCTTAAAGTTTTAGGAAGCATATTCGACAATTTTTCCAGAATTGCGGGATCCCAGATAAACAGTCTGTTTAGGACTTCCAGTGAACTATCAGTCGTTACGGTAGAGGAGCAGCGTTATTATGAATTCAGTAACGCCCTCAGCGATAATGATGTCCTTACCCTTGTCAATGTGTCTTTGCCGGATCATTCCAAGAATCCACCGCTTTTAATCAATGCAAGCATGCCATTAATGCTTAGCTTAATCGACCGCATGCTGGGGGGCTTGGGGAAGGAAACCAGTGTTGGCTTGTCTTATTCCTATACGGAAATAGAGATGGCTTTATACCGCAGAGTGATCCAATATGTGATAGCGCCATTAAAGGATTCCTGGTCAAGTTATATTAATCTTAATTTTGAACTGGAGAGGTTGGAAGAAAACCCCAGCATGTTCCAGGAAATCGGTGTGGATGAAACTATAGTAATCGTCGTCATTGATGTGGAAATGGAAGGATGCTCTGGGAGACTAAGTCTCTGTATCCCAGGAAATCTCCTGATAAACATATTCAGTATTATAGACAAGCGAAGAGCCAGTGCTATGGGAGATGAAGAAAATAGTCAGGATACAAAACTTGAAATCCTAAACAACATCAGGGCCACTGACTTAATGGTTCGTGCTAAGGTAGGAGAGTCTGTCATTACTCTGGATGATGTTTATAATCTTCATATAGGAGATGTTATCAACTTAGGTACACCTAAGGAATCCGACATTAAGCTGTATGTGGAAGACCAGCCATGGTTTAAGGGACAGCTAGGTGTTCACAAAAGGAATACAGCGGTTCGGATTGATGGTCTTGTAGAAGAAGGAAATTACCAGGCTGGTGAAAACTGA
- a CDS encoding OmpA/MotB family protein: protein MIKRNKQPEETGSWMDTYGDMVTLLLCFFVLLYSMSSMDQTKWKKLVQSFNPSALESIESNVNESEGEFRGDQTKEVVSDFDALYTALKEMVEERGMQDSVEITRGDGFTFISFRDKVFFDGDSSVLRQEGKDILEQFAVAMTQVDSSIKEVQVLGHTSQGDPNRPNNVRNDRMLAAQRSAEVVIFLQSRHAVSPEKLVSASYGQFRPIAPFDTEDGRAQNRRVEILITKNDTVEKSLEEYYNQIYQDYQNVPVN from the coding sequence ATGATTAAGAGAAATAAGCAGCCGGAGGAAACTGGAAGCTGGATGGATACATATGGAGACATGGTTACATTACTGCTGTGTTTTTTCGTTCTTCTGTATTCCATGTCCTCCATGGATCAGACCAAGTGGAAGAAACTGGTGCAGAGCTTTAATCCTAGTGCTCTGGAAAGCATAGAGTCCAATGTCAATGAAAGCGAAGGAGAATTCCGCGGAGACCAGACAAAAGAAGTGGTCTCGGATTTTGACGCATTATATACGGCTCTGAAAGAGATGGTTGAAGAGAGAGGAATGCAGGATTCTGTGGAAATTACCCGAGGAGACGGTTTCACTTTTATTTCATTCCGCGATAAAGTGTTTTTTGACGGAGACAGTTCTGTGCTTCGGCAGGAGGGCAAGGACATCCTTGAGCAGTTTGCTGTCGCAATGACGCAGGTGGATTCTTCCATAAAGGAAGTACAGGTTTTGGGACACACTTCCCAGGGAGACCCAAACAGGCCCAACAATGTCCGCAATGACAGGATGCTTGCTGCTCAGCGTTCCGCAGAGGTTGTAATCTTTCTTCAAAGCAGACATGCTGTTTCACCGGAAAAACTGGTGAGCGCCAGCTATGGTCAGTTCCGTCCCATTGCGCCTTTTGATACGGAAGATGGGAGGGCGCAGAACCGCCGCGTGGAAATATTGATAACCAAGAATGATACGGTAGAAAAATCCCTGGAAGAGTATTACAACCAGATATATCAGGATTATCAGAACGTGCCGGTTAATTAA
- the fliN gene encoding flagellar motor switch protein FliN translates to MDSKNFSAFEIDAIGEILNISLGASATAVSTMLNARVDITTPVVKVLSKEEFEISNLEPAVGVEITYIAGLSGSNIMLLKRHDVKVIVDMLMGMETPEEEFELNDLNISAICEVMNQMMGASATALSEFLGKVVNISTPSSFEIGDVNDFKEKYYDNDDYMVVVGFTLKIADQLESEFINVMTPDLAKELVRGFLPQEMLEPIPEPEPIPEPVQIPEPVQIPEPVIETRTELSEPASGGILSQEEIEKMLSGSFLGEEPMNAEQPADREMAGGSQEIPQMTGDNQMAVQQMMDQIQTQQQMMSQMQQMISQLQSEQQNMKKTGSPEPKTINVKPIPQNSLKDGDIRYEEQEENRELIMGVPLEVSVEIGRTRKLVKEILEFTKGSLVILDKLAGEQVDLYVNGRCIAKGDVVVVDDNFGIRITEITKKSGE, encoded by the coding sequence ATGGATTCAAAGAATTTTAGCGCATTTGAAATTGATGCCATAGGTGAAATACTGAATATAAGCCTTGGTGCCTCGGCCACTGCAGTATCTACCATGCTCAATGCCAGAGTTGATATTACCACGCCCGTGGTAAAGGTATTGTCAAAGGAAGAATTTGAAATTTCTAACTTAGAGCCGGCAGTAGGGGTGGAGATTACATATATTGCAGGACTTAGCGGAAGCAACATTATGCTTTTAAAGAGGCATGATGTAAAAGTGATTGTTGACATGCTCATGGGCATGGAAACGCCGGAGGAAGAATTTGAATTAAATGATCTGAACATCAGCGCCATTTGTGAAGTTATGAATCAGATGATGGGGGCTTCTGCGACGGCACTGTCTGAGTTTTTAGGCAAGGTTGTTAATATTTCGACCCCCAGTTCTTTTGAGATCGGTGATGTAAATGATTTCAAAGAAAAATATTATGACAATGATGATTACATGGTTGTGGTCGGATTTACTTTAAAAATTGCGGACCAGTTGGAAAGTGAATTTATTAATGTAATGACTCCCGATCTTGCAAAAGAACTGGTTAGAGGATTTTTACCCCAGGAAATGCTGGAACCGATTCCGGAGCCTGAACCAATTCCGGAACCTGTGCAAATTCCGGAACCAGTGCAAATTCCGGAACCAGTCATAGAGACAAGAACGGAACTAAGTGAACCGGCTTCAGGCGGAATCTTATCTCAAGAAGAGATTGAAAAAATGTTGTCAGGCAGCTTTTTAGGTGAGGAACCTATGAATGCTGAACAGCCTGCCGATAGAGAGATGGCTGGGGGAAGTCAGGAAATACCGCAGATGACAGGAGATAATCAGATGGCAGTACAGCAGATGATGGATCAAATACAGACGCAGCAGCAGATGATGAGTCAAATGCAGCAGATGATATCACAGCTCCAAAGCGAACAGCAAAACATGAAAAAAACAGGGTCTCCGGAGCCTAAGACCATAAATGTGAAACCTATTCCTCAAAATAGCTTAAAAGACGGAGACATTCGCTATGAGGAGCAGGAGGAAAACCGGGAACTGATTATGGGAGTGCCCCTTGAGGTTTCTGTTGAAATTGGCAGAACCAGAAAGTTGGTAAAGGAGATTCTTGAATTTACCAAAGGGTCCCTTGTTATCCTTGACAAGCTGGCGGGAGAGCAGGTTGATTTATATGTAAATGGCCGCTGCATTGCAAAAGGCGATGTGGTAGTTGTAGATGACAATTTTGGCATCCGTATTACAGAGATTACTAAAAAAAGCGGAGAATAG